In a single window of the Rhopalosiphum padi isolate XX-2018 chromosome 1, ASM2088224v1, whole genome shotgun sequence genome:
- the LOC132917325 gene encoding GMP reductase 2-like — protein MPNIINEVKLDFKDVLLRPKRSTLKTRAQVDLFRHITFRNSKRTYQGIPMMASNMDTVGTFEMAAALGKHGLFTTIHKYYEPEEWLEFANSNKDILPHIAVTCGINDHEFEKLKRILEAVPDISFICLDVANGYTQQFVDIVRKTRTAYPQHTIIAGNVVTGEMVEELILSGADIIKVGIGPGSVCTTRIKTGVGYPQLSTVIECADAAHGLQGHIISDGGCVCPGDVAKAFGAGADFVMLGGMLAGHDQNGGELTIKPNGTKCKLFYGMSSLTAMKKHSGGKAEYRAAEGKAVEVPYRGDVNDTILDILGGLRSACTYTGAHTLKELPKRATFIRCTQQVNSVYSNITTRE, from the exons ATGCCGAACATAATCAATGAGGTGAAGTTGGACTTCAAAGACGTGCTGCTTAGGCCGAAAAGGAGCACACTGAAGACCCGGGCTCAA GTGGACTTGTTTCGACACATTACGTTTCGTAACTCCAAACGCACATATCAGGGTATACCGATGATGGCATCCAATATGGACACTGTCGGAACGTTCGAAATGGCAGCTGCCCTGGGAAAA catgGGCTATTTACTACAATCCACAAATATTATGAACCTGAAGAATGGTTAGAATTTGCCAACAGCAATAAAGACATTTTACCTCATATAGCTGTTACTTGTGGTATAAATGATCACGAATTTGAAAAACTCAAAAGAATATTGGAAGCTGTACCAGATATATCTTTTATCTGCCTTGATGTAGCTAACGGTTACACTCAACAATTTGTGGATATTGTTCGTAAAACGCGTACAGCATATCCACAACATACCATAATT gctGGCAACGTGGTTACTGGTGAAATGGTTGAAGAATTAATTTTGTCTGGTGCTGATATCATTAAAGTTGGTATTGGTCCTGGATCAGTATGTACCACACGCATTAAGACTGGTGTGGGTTATCCTCAGTTAAGTACAGTTATTGAATGTGCTGATGCTGCTCATGGTCTGCAAGGACATATTATTTCT gATGGTGGATGTGTTTGTCCTGGAGATGTTGCCAAAGCGTTTGGTGCCGGAGCAGATTTTGTTATGCTTGGTGGCATGCTAGCTGGGCATGATCAGAATGGAGGCGAGTTAACCATTAAACCAAATGGTACtaagtgtaaattattttatggtatgAGTTCGTTAACAGCTATGAAGAAACATTCTGGGGGCAAAGCAGAGTACAg aGCTGCTGAAGGTAAAGCTGTTGAAGTACCATACAGAGGTGATGTAAATGACACTATTCTTGATATACTTGGTGGACTTCGTTCAGCATGTACTTACACTGGAGCACATACATTAAAAGAGTTGCCTAAGCGTGCCACATTTATTCGATGCACTCAACAAGTAAACTCTGTGTACTCCAACATAACTACTCGAGAATAA